A genomic region of Streptosporangium lutulentum contains the following coding sequences:
- a CDS encoding ATP-binding cassette domain-containing protein encodes MIHTRGLTRHFRVKGETVEAVRNLDLDVKEGELVAFLGPNGAGKSTSLRMLTTLLPPTSGNATVAGCDVLTDPEGTRRHIGYLGQGNGAGNHFRVRDEVVTQGRCYGLSRTESRRRADELLAVLDLESLANREAGTLSGGQRRRLDIAIGLVHRPPLLFLDEPSTGLDPHNRANLWKHILRLRDEHGITIFMTTHYLDEADTMAERVMVIDHGRMIADDTSENLKANLAGDSVTVTTGDEADARRSAEIAGRMPSAREITVDAMTMNLRASRGNALLPDLLRSLDAAGVRALTAEVRRPTLDDVFLALTGRSLREGDGAQ; translated from the coding sequence ATGATCCACACTCGCGGACTGACCCGTCATTTCCGGGTCAAAGGAGAGACCGTCGAGGCCGTGCGCAACCTCGACCTCGACGTCAAGGAGGGAGAGCTGGTCGCCTTCCTCGGCCCGAACGGCGCGGGCAAGTCGACCAGCCTGCGCATGCTGACCACCCTGCTCCCGCCCACCTCGGGCAACGCGACCGTCGCCGGATGCGACGTGCTGACCGACCCCGAGGGCACACGCCGGCACATCGGCTACCTCGGCCAGGGCAACGGCGCGGGCAACCATTTCCGGGTCCGCGACGAGGTGGTGACGCAAGGACGCTGCTACGGACTGAGCCGGACGGAGTCACGAAGGCGAGCGGACGAGCTGCTCGCCGTACTGGACCTCGAATCCCTGGCCAATCGGGAGGCGGGCACGCTCTCCGGCGGTCAGCGCAGGCGCCTCGACATCGCCATCGGGTTGGTCCACCGGCCGCCGCTGCTGTTCCTGGACGAGCCGTCCACCGGGCTGGATCCACACAACCGCGCCAACCTGTGGAAGCACATCCTGCGGCTGCGCGACGAGCACGGCATCACGATCTTCATGACCACCCACTACCTGGACGAGGCGGACACGATGGCCGAGCGGGTGATGGTCATCGACCACGGACGGATGATCGCCGACGACACCTCGGAGAACCTGAAGGCGAACCTGGCCGGCGACAGCGTCACCGTCACCACCGGCGACGAGGCGGACGCCAGACGGTCCGCGGAGATCGCCGGACGGATGCCGTCCGCACGCGAGATCACCGTCGACGCCATGACGATGAACCTGCGCGCGTCCCGCGGCAACGCGCTGCTCCCGGATCTCCTCCGGTCCCTGGACGCCGCCGGGGTCAGGGCACTCACCGCCGAGGTCAGGCGCCCCACGCTCGACGACGTCTTCCTCGCGCTCACCGGCCGCAGCCTGCGCGAGGGTGACGGCGCCCAGTGA